The Edwardsiella tarda ATCC 15947 = NBRC 105688 region GCGGCGGCGGCAAGCGGATCCGTCCGATGATCGCGGTACTGGCGGCGCGTGCGCTCCACTACCAGGGGGATCGCCATGTTACCATCGCCGCCCTCATCGAATTCATCCATACCGCGACACTCCTGCACGATGATGTCGTCGATGAATCGGATATGCGACGGGGTAAAGCCACCGCTAACGCCGCCTTCGGTAATGCCGCCAGCGTACTGGTCGGCGACTTCATCTACACCCGAGCCTTTCAGATGATGACCAGCCTGCAATCACTACGCATCCTGGAGCTGATGTCCGCCGCGACCAATGTCATCGCCGAAGGCGAAGTCATGCAGCTGATGAACGTTAACGATCCGGATATCAGCGAAGAGAATTACATGCAGGTGATCTACAGCAAGACCGCTCGCCTGTTCGAAGCCGCCGCCCAATGCTCCGCTATCTTGGCTGGCGCCGATACACATCAGGAGCTCGCGCTACAGGATTATGGGCGCTATCTCGGTACCGCATTCCAACTGATCGATGATCTGCTCGATTACGATGCCGATGGGGCTACGCTCGGGAAGAATACCGGTGATGATCTCAACGAGGGCAAGCCGACACTGCCGCTATTGCATGCCATGCGTCACGGCTCTCCCGAGCGATCCGCCATGATCCGTCAGGCGATCGAGCAGGGCAATGGTCGCCATCTGCTGGATCCGGTGCTGGAGACCATGCAACAGGTGGGTTCACTGGACTATACCCGCCGTCGTGCCGAAGAAGAGGCAGACAAGGCCATCGCGGCATTAGCCGTGCTCGACGACTCTCCCTATAAGCAGGCATTGATCGGTCTCGCCAACTTATCCGTCAATAGAACATTCTAAAAAATTTCCAAAAAATGCACAGGCGCCCTTCGGCGCCTTTCTTTTTTCATGCTGCTCTGTATACAAAATCACAATTCTAACTTTCCATTAACTGCATAAGTTAGAAATTAATTGAAAAGAAAGCGTGGTTTTTAGATAGTGATAGTGCGTTTTTCAAACGCCGATACCATGAAGGTATGTCCAGTGATAAGGAAACCACCGATGAAAAAAACAATTCCGGAAGATTGGCACCCCGCCGAAATCATCGCCGCTCTGCATAAACGCAAACTGACGCTCACCCAAGTGTCACGCAATGCTGGCCTCTCCAGCTCCACCCTCGCCAACGCGTTGACGCGCGCCTGGCCCAAAGGTGAATGGTTGATCGCCGATGCGCTAGAAATCCATCCCAGCAAGATCTGGCCTAGCCGTTACTACGATCCCGTCACACACGAGCTGCTCGATCGTAAGAGCCTGATCCGCGATGTGCTGAGCAAACGAAAAACGTAATCCTCGACATAAAAAAACCGCAGGCGATGCCTGCGGTTTCGTCGCTGCATAAGTCAGATTTACTTATTGATAAAGTCTTCGCCTAACGCGATATCCTTACGCAACACATCCAACATGCTCTCCAATGCATGCTGTTCGAAGGCGCTCAGCGTACCGATGCTCAGGCGCTGTACCAAGCCCTCTTTACCCAGCAACAACGGCTGAGCGAAGAAACGGGCATACTCACCCTCACTCTCGACATAGCCGCATTCGACCACATTCTCGTCGCCCTGCATGGCGCGGACCAGGGAGAGCGCAAAACGTGCCGCCGCCTGACCCATCGCCAGCGTCGCCGATCCGCCACCGGCCTTGGCTTCCACGACTTCGGTGCCCGCGTTCTGAATACGCTTCGTCAGATCGGTCACTTCTTGCTCAGTGAGACTGACGCCCGGGATCTGAGACAGCAGCGGCAGAATGGTCACGCCGGAATGCCCGCCAATCACAGGAATATCGAGGGTCGCCGGATCCAGGTTCTTCAATTCGCCGACGAAGGTGTTAGAGCGAATGATATCCAGCGTGGTCACGCCGAATAGCTTACTCGGGTTGTAGACACCCGCCTTCTTCAATACTTCTGCCGCAATCGGCACCATGGTATTCACCGGGTTGGTGATGATACCGATACAGGCGTTCGGACAGGCGCGCGCCACCTGACTGATCAGATTACGAATAATGCCAGCATTAACGTTGAACAGATCGGAACGGTCCATCCCCGGTTTACGTGCCACACCAGCAGAGATCAAGACGATATCCGCCCCTTCCAGGGCAGGAGAGGCATCCTCACCACCGAAACCGCGCACCTTGACTGCCGTCGGAATATGGCTCAAATCGACAGCAACGCCCGGCGTTACCGACGCGATATCATAGAGAGAGAGTTCTGAACCTGAAGGCAGCTGTGTCTTAAGCAGAAGAGCGAGCGCCTGGCCAATGCCACCCGCCGCGCCGAGAACCGCAACTTTCATTCTATACTCCTTGTTACTATTTAAATGGAGAATGCCGTGAATGCACTGCTTAGCACCTTAGTTGATCACTCTATAAAAAACAATCTGTTAACACTCAGATTGCGAGCTGACACACTAATTCCATGCTCTGCTGCAATGTTTATGGGAAAAAGGGTTTAATGATGAAAGATATAGCAACAAATCGTCAGCGCGATCCTGCTGCTATCTCCTATTATTCACTCCAGCATTACATCCGTACGATAATTCACATTACAACAACATCATATTAATAACATTTCATTTACTTTTTCCGTGCGGTCGCTCTCTTTTTCCCTATTTCCCCTGGCACAGCGCCTTTAGGATTCGTCCACTTCGTGCTGAACTGCCAGTGATGACACGCTTACTTACAGACAAAATTGCATAAAAATTCAAAAATATGCATAATGATAGGGTCTATAGCTACCTTACGGTGAAGAATGCGAAACACGACGAAACAAGAAGACCTGACCAAGGCATTCAAGGCGCTGCTGAAAGAGGAAAAGTTCAGCTCTCAGGGCGAGATCGTCCAAGCGTTGCAAGAGTTAGGCTTCGATAGCATCAATCAGTCCAAAGTCTCGCGCATGTTGACCAAATTTGGCGCCGTACGGACGCGTAATGCCAAAATGGAGATGGTCTATTGCCTGCCAGCCGAGCTCGGGGTCCCCACCACCAGCAGCCCGCTGAAGAATCTGGTACTCGATGTCGATCATAACGACGCCATCGTAGTGATCCACACCAGTCCGGGCGCGGCCCAGTTGATCGCCCGCCTACTGGACTCACTGGGGAAATCTGAAGGTATCCTCGGTACCATCGCCGGTGACGACACCATCTTTACCACCCCGGCGAAAGGCTTCAGTGTTGAGCAACTCTACACGGCGATCTTAGCGTTATTCGAACAAGAGCTCTAAACGCGCACGCACGGCGTGATGCCGTGCCTCATGCGATGTGCACAACAAGCCCGCTCGTCGGGCTTTTTTACACCCGCCCCCTGCGCACTTCATCCTCTCCGCGATCTCACACCTTGTCAGCCTAGGTCACTAAACAGCGAACGCATTTTTAGCAAAAATCAATAATTCATTGTTATTAATTGCTTTTTTTAATTGCTGTTCTTTTTTCCGGCGTTATTTAGTCCATTAGGATCTATCCCATAGATAGAAAACCAAAAAATAACATAAGGGATGATTAGCATGGTATTAATAATATCGGTTATTAGTATATACTGCGTAATGAGAGATAAATCACATTTTTAACCAGGCTACATGCCAAAGCAGAGGAGTAACACAATGAAAATTAAAATGGCTATCGCCACCCTATGCACCCTTTCCGTACTCTCTTTCGCCGGCGTTGCCGCCGACACAGCACAGGTCAAGGAGATCAACACCGCACAGGCCAACCACCTACAACCTATTGGGGTGATCAGCGTCGCCGGGTTAGATGGTACTGAAGCCGACATCGGCCAACAGTTAGCGACCAAAGCGCGCCTGCAGGGTGCCAGCGCCTTTCATATCATCGAAGAACGGATCGATGGAAGCTACCATGCTACTGCATTGATTTACCGCTAAGGCCCCGCTATAACGCAGAGCCCCCACAACGCCGTCCGCCGCATCTCGCCATGCTAGCAGTAAAAAACGTTTACATCGCCGATGGCCGTGATAACGCGCTAAACAGGCAGATGAAAGACCTTAACATGCGCTCTTCGCCACGCTGGTGAGATTGAACGCCGCCAACCATCGGGCCAAGCCAAAACCGATTGGCAGGCACGCGGCTAAACGTCCGTTTCCGTGGGCAATACAATAGAAAGAAAGCACAGCCTAGGCTGTGCTTTCTCATTACACCCTCTCTTTCACGAGGGGCGACGCTTAGTGTTGAGCCCCTTTCTGCGCCAACGCCTGCAGTAGGCGTTCATGAATACCGCCGAATCCCCCGTTGCTCATCACGAGGATATGGTCTCCCGGCTGCGCATTCTTGACGATCATATCGACCAACGTATCGAGATCGGCACTCCAATGTGCCGGTTGTACACAGGCCTCAGCCACCTCAACCACCTGCCAGGGAATATGCTGCGGCTGATACAGGTAGACCTCATCTGCCCGCCCCAACGCCGGTGCCAACTCATTCTTACACACGCCCATCTTCATGGTGTTCGAGCGCGGTTCCAACACCGCCAAAATACGTGCCGTACCGCCTACTTTGCCGCGTAAAGCCGCCAACGTAGCCAAGATCGCCGTCGGGTGATGGGCGAAATCGTCGTAGACAGTGACGCCATAGGCTTCGCCACGCAACTCCAGGCGGCGACGCGCATTAATAAAGCTGGCCAACGCCCGGCACGCCTCGGCAGGCGGAACGCCGACATGGCGAGCGGCGGCGATCGCCATCAGCCCATTATGCATATTGTGTTCACCCACCAGTGACCACTGCACCTCGCCGACACGTTCGCCATCCAGGGTCACGACAAAGTGGCTGGCATCTGGCGACAGTTTT contains the following coding sequences:
- the ispB gene encoding octaprenyl diphosphate synthase produces the protein MNLEKITELTAQDMADVNAKILHQLNSDVTLINQLGYYIISGGGKRIRPMIAVLAARALHYQGDRHVTIAALIEFIHTATLLHDDVVDESDMRRGKATANAAFGNAASVLVGDFIYTRAFQMMTSLQSLRILELMSAATNVIAEGEVMQLMNVNDPDISEENYMQVIYSKTARLFEAAAQCSAILAGADTHQELALQDYGRYLGTAFQLIDDLLDYDADGATLGKNTGDDLNEGKPTLPLLHAMRHGSPERSAMIRQAIEQGNGRHLLDPVLETMQQVGSLDYTRRRAEEEADKAIAALAVLDDSPYKQALIGLANLSVNRTF
- a CDS encoding helix-turn-helix domain-containing protein; the encoded protein is MKKTIPEDWHPAEIIAALHKRKLTLTQVSRNAGLSSSTLANALTRAWPKGEWLIADALEIHPSKIWPSRYYDPVTHELLDRKSLIRDVLSKRKT
- the mdh gene encoding malate dehydrogenase translates to MKVAVLGAAGGIGQALALLLKTQLPSGSELSLYDIASVTPGVAVDLSHIPTAVKVRGFGGEDASPALEGADIVLISAGVARKPGMDRSDLFNVNAGIIRNLISQVARACPNACIGIITNPVNTMVPIAAEVLKKAGVYNPSKLFGVTTLDIIRSNTFVGELKNLDPATLDIPVIGGHSGVTILPLLSQIPGVSLTEQEVTDLTKRIQNAGTEVVEAKAGGGSATLAMGQAAARFALSLVRAMQGDENVVECGYVESEGEYARFFAQPLLLGKEGLVQRLSIGTLSAFEQHALESMLDVLRKDIALGEDFINK
- the argR gene encoding transcriptional regulator ArgR, with protein sequence MRNTTKQEDLTKAFKALLKEEKFSSQGEIVQALQELGFDSINQSKVSRMLTKFGAVRTRNAKMEMVYCLPAELGVPTTSSPLKNLVLDVDHNDAIVVIHTSPGAAQLIARLLDSLGKSEGILGTIAGDDTIFTTPAKGFSVEQLYTAILALFEQEL
- a CDS encoding YdgH/BhsA/McbA-like domain containing protein, producing MKIKMAIATLCTLSVLSFAGVAADTAQVKEINTAQANHLQPIGVISVAGLDGTEADIGQQLATKARLQGASAFHIIEERIDGSYHATALIYR